Proteins from a genomic interval of Methanofollis formosanus:
- a CDS encoding bifunctional alpha,alpha-trehalose-phosphate synthase (UDP-forming)/trehalose-phosphatase, producing the protein MSNRLPYSIRQDGENFSVEPSIGGLATGLASYYRDHNCVWVGWPGADSGALGEEGMKKVGALMEDRACIPVFLDAGAVDAYYDGFCNSTLWPLFHYFHTSSTWDLPSWEAYLQVNRAFCEAVVREYRSGDIIWVHDYHLLLLPAMLRTKIPKATIGFFNHIPFPSYEIFRILPWRREILEGLLGADLIGFHTYDYVRHFTDSVRRILGYQHTSGEILTGNRLVKVDTFPMGIDYARYSRAVEDPAVREEAARLRRKYGGRRVVLSFDRLDYTKGIPQRLRTFDLFLQRHPEYRDGIVLIVVAVPSRTAVREYQSLKRQVDRLVGEITGRHGTIDWAPVRYLYDTLPFETLVALYQIADVAVVTSLRDGMNLMAKEFVATKHDGLGVLVLSEMAGAAAELGEAIIVNPFNIEEMVGALKEALTMPENEQVRRNRWMQERLRRYHLLHWARDFMQRLEATKTRQRELEASLLSTEQRERLIEAYRVAGRRLLLLDYDGTLTPFASRPEHAVPDPALLSLLGALTAEEGTEVVMISGRDRRTLAEWFGGLDVGLIAEHGVWACRPGGEWRLTGPLQREWKEEIRPVLERYVDRTPGSFIEEKDFSLVWHYRMADPDLASARVKELRSMLFDLTAHRDLDILEGSRVLEVKSAGYNKGRAAAEWLDEGPWDFVLGVGDDWTDEYLFEALPEGACSVKVGMGLSKARVHVRSLREVRALLEDCLLPDGGQEI; encoded by the coding sequence ATCTCGAACAGGCTCCCGTACAGCATCCGGCAGGACGGCGAGAATTTCAGCGTGGAGCCGAGCATCGGCGGACTTGCAACCGGACTTGCATCCTATTACCGCGACCACAACTGCGTCTGGGTCGGGTGGCCGGGCGCCGACTCGGGGGCACTCGGTGAGGAGGGGATGAAAAAGGTCGGCGCCCTCATGGAGGACCGCGCCTGCATCCCGGTCTTCCTCGACGCCGGGGCGGTCGATGCCTACTATGACGGCTTCTGCAACTCCACCCTCTGGCCGCTCTTCCACTATTTCCATACCAGCAGTACCTGGGACCTCCCGTCCTGGGAGGCCTATCTGCAGGTGAACCGGGCCTTCTGCGAGGCGGTCGTCCGGGAATACCGGTCCGGCGACATCATCTGGGTGCATGACTACCACCTCCTCCTCCTCCCGGCCATGCTCCGCACGAAGATCCCGAAGGCCACCATCGGGTTCTTCAACCATATCCCCTTCCCGTCCTACGAGATATTCAGGATCCTCCCCTGGCGTCGGGAGATCCTGGAGGGCCTCCTGGGCGCCGACCTCATCGGCTTCCATACCTACGACTATGTCCGCCACTTCACCGACAGCGTCCGGCGGATCCTGGGATACCAGCATACTTCGGGCGAGATCCTGACCGGGAACCGTCTGGTGAAGGTGGATACCTTCCCGATGGGCATCGATTATGCGCGGTATTCCAGAGCGGTCGAGGACCCGGCGGTCAGGGAGGAGGCGGCGCGGCTGCGCCGGAAGTACGGCGGCAGACGGGTCGTCCTCTCCTTCGACCGTCTCGACTACACCAAGGGTATCCCGCAGCGATTGCGCACCTTCGACCTCTTCCTCCAGCGCCATCCCGAGTACAGGGATGGGATCGTCCTCATCGTCGTCGCCGTCCCGTCCCGCACGGCGGTACGCGAATACCAGAGCCTCAAACGGCAGGTGGACCGTCTGGTCGGCGAGATCACCGGGAGGCACGGTACCATCGACTGGGCGCCGGTGAGGTACCTCTACGACACCCTCCCCTTCGAGACGCTCGTGGCCCTGTACCAGATCGCGGACGTCGCCGTCGTCACCTCCCTGCGGGACGGGATGAACCTGATGGCCAAGGAGTTCGTGGCCACCAAACACGACGGCCTCGGGGTGCTGGTCCTGAGCGAGATGGCCGGCGCGGCCGCCGAACTCGGCGAGGCGATCATCGTCAACCCCTTCAACATCGAGGAGATGGTCGGCGCCCTCAAGGAGGCCCTCACCATGCCGGAGAACGAGCAGGTGCGGCGAAACCGCTGGATGCAGGAGCGGCTCAGGCGGTATCATCTCCTCCACTGGGCCAGGGACTTCATGCAACGTCTTGAGGCCACGAAAACGAGGCAGAGAGAACTGGAGGCCTCGCTCCTCTCGACCGAGCAGAGGGAGAGGTTGATTGAGGCATACCGGGTGGCCGGACGGCGTCTCCTCCTCCTCGACTATGACGGTACCCTCACCCCCTTTGCTTCCAGGCCCGAGCATGCCGTCCCCGACCCCGCTCTCCTCTCTCTGCTCGGTGCCCTGACGGCGGAGGAGGGGACCGAGGTGGTGATGATCAGCGGCCGGGACCGCCGGACCCTTGCCGAGTGGTTCGGTGGCCTGGACGTCGGACTCATCGCCGAGCACGGGGTATGGGCCTGCCGACCGGGTGGCGAGTGGCGGCTGACCGGTCCCCTCCAACGGGAGTGGAAGGAGGAGATCAGACCGGTGCTTGAACGCTATGTCGACCGGACGCCGGGTTCTTTCATCGAGGAGAAGGACTTCTCCCTGGTCTGGCATTACCGGATGGCCGACCCCGACCTCGCTTCTGCCAGGGTGAAGGAACTCAGAAGCATGCTCTTTGACCTCACCGCTCACCGCGACCTGGACATCCTGGAAGGGAGCCGGGTGCTCGAGGTGAAGAGTGCCGGCTACAACAAGGGACGGGCGGCGGCCGAGTGGCTGGATGAAGGGCCATGGGATTTTGTCCTCGGTGTGGGGGACGACTGGACCGACGAGTATCTCTTCGAGGCTCTCCCCGAGGGGGC